A stretch of Oncorhynchus mykiss isolate Arlee chromosome 12, USDA_OmykA_1.1, whole genome shotgun sequence DNA encodes these proteins:
- the LOC110536798 gene encoding heterogeneous nuclear ribonucleoprotein K isoform X7: METEIEQQEEETTFSNTDTNGKRPAEDMEEEQAFKRSRNTDEMVELRVLLQSKNAGAVIGKGGKNIKALRTDYNASVSVPDSSGPERILSVSADIETIGEILLKIIPTLEEYQHYNGIDFDCELRLLIHQSLAGGIIGVKGTKIKELRENTQTTIKLFQECCPHSTDRVVLVGGKPDRVVDCIKVILELVSEAPIKGRAQPYDPNFYDETYDYGGFTMMFEERGRRPMGGFPVRGRGGFERMPPGRGGRPMPSSRRDYDDLSPRRGPPPPLPTRGRGGSRARNLPLPLPPPPRGGGDRFSHQSYHGNMDDRPNSDRRGRPGDRYDSMSGGYGGGRGSYSDIGGPVITTQVTIPKDLAGSIIGKGGQRIKQIRHESGASIKIDEPLEGSEDRIITINGTQDQIQNAQYLLQNSVKQYSGRFF, translated from the exons ATGGAGACAGAAATCGAGCAGCAGGAAGAAGAGACCACTTTCAGCAACACTGACACTAACG GAAAACGCCCTGCTGAGGACATGGAGGAGGAGCAGGCCTTCAAGCGCTCTCGCAACACTGATGAGATGGTGGAGTTGCGGGTACTGCTGCAGAGCAAA AATGCTGGAGCTGTTATCGGAAAGGGTGGCAAGAATATAAAAGCCTTACGCACAGAC TACAATGCCAGTGTATCTGTCCCTGACAGCAGTGGCCCAGAGCG GATCCTGAGTGTGAGTGCAGATATTGAGACTATCGGAGAGATTCTGCTGAAGATTATCCCTACTCTGGAAGAG TACCAGCATTATAACGGGATTGATTTTGACTGCGAGCTGCGTTTGCTGATCCATCAGAGTCTGGCCGGAGGCATCATTggggtgaagggtaccaaaataaagGAGTTAAGAGAG AACACCCAGACTACCATCAAGCTATTCCAGGAGTGCTGTCCTCACTCCACTGACCGAGTGGTTCTGGTTGGAGGAAAGCCAGACCGTGTTGTCGATTGCATCAAAGTTATCCTGGAGTTGGTATCTGAG GCTCCTATCAAAGGGCGTGCCCAGCCTTACGACCCCAACTTCTACGACGAGACATACGACTACGGCGGCTTCACCATGATGTTCGAGGAGCGGGGCCGGCGGCCTATGGGGGGGTTCCCCGTACGGGGCCGGGGTGGCTTTGAGCGCATGCCCCCAGGCCGCGGCGGCCGACCCATGCCCTCCTCCAGGCGGGACTATGATGATTTGAGCCCTCGCCGGGGACCACCCCCTCCCCTGCCTACCAGAGGGCGTGGAGGGAGCCGGGCTcgaaacctgcccctccccctACCACCACCCCCAAGAGGAGG AGGCGACCGGTTCTCTCATCAGAGCTATCACGGCAACATGGACGACAGACCAAA CAGCGACAGGAGAGGAAGACCAGGAGACCGCTACGACAGCATG AGTGGTGGATACGGTG GTGGCCGAGGGTCATACAGTGACATCGGGGGTCCCGTCATCACGACACAAGTTACCATCCCCAAGGAT CTGGCCGGCTCCATCATTGGGAAGGGCGGACAGCGGATCAAGCAGATCCGTCATGAGTCGGGAGCGTCCATCAAGATCGACGAGCCACTAGAGGGCTCCGAGGACCGCATCATCACCATCAATGGAACACAGGACCAGATCCAGAACGCCCAGTATCTACTGCAGAACAG TGTGAAGCAGTACTCTGGTCGGTTCTTCTAA
- the LOC110536798 gene encoding heterogeneous nuclear ribonucleoprotein K isoform X4, translating to METEIEQQEEETTFSNTDTNGKRPAEDMEEEQAFKRSRNTDEMVELRVLLQSKNAGAVIGKGGKNIKALRTDYNASVSVPDSSGPERILSVSADIETIGEILLKIIPTLEEYQHYNGIDFDCELRLLIHQSLAGGIIGVKGTKIKELRENTQTTIKLFQECCPHSTDRVVLVGGKPDRVVDCIKVILELVSEAPIKGRAQPYDPNFYDETYDYGGFTMMFEERGRRPMGGFPVRGRGGFERMPPGRGGRPMPSSRRDYDDLSPRRGPPPPLPTRGRGGSRARNLPLPLPPPPRGGGDRFSHQSYHGNMDDRPNDRRGRPGDRYDSMSGGYGDNTSSWEPFQSGGRGSYSDIGGPVITTQVTIPKDLAGSIIGKGGQRIKQIRHESGASIKIDEPLEGSEDRIITINGTQDQIQNAQYLLQNSVKQYSGRFF from the exons ATGGAGACAGAAATCGAGCAGCAGGAAGAAGAGACCACTTTCAGCAACACTGACACTAACG GAAAACGCCCTGCTGAGGACATGGAGGAGGAGCAGGCCTTCAAGCGCTCTCGCAACACTGATGAGATGGTGGAGTTGCGGGTACTGCTGCAGAGCAAA AATGCTGGAGCTGTTATCGGAAAGGGTGGCAAGAATATAAAAGCCTTACGCACAGAC TACAATGCCAGTGTATCTGTCCCTGACAGCAGTGGCCCAGAGCG GATCCTGAGTGTGAGTGCAGATATTGAGACTATCGGAGAGATTCTGCTGAAGATTATCCCTACTCTGGAAGAG TACCAGCATTATAACGGGATTGATTTTGACTGCGAGCTGCGTTTGCTGATCCATCAGAGTCTGGCCGGAGGCATCATTggggtgaagggtaccaaaataaagGAGTTAAGAGAG AACACCCAGACTACCATCAAGCTATTCCAGGAGTGCTGTCCTCACTCCACTGACCGAGTGGTTCTGGTTGGAGGAAAGCCAGACCGTGTTGTCGATTGCATCAAAGTTATCCTGGAGTTGGTATCTGAG GCTCCTATCAAAGGGCGTGCCCAGCCTTACGACCCCAACTTCTACGACGAGACATACGACTACGGCGGCTTCACCATGATGTTCGAGGAGCGGGGCCGGCGGCCTATGGGGGGGTTCCCCGTACGGGGCCGGGGTGGCTTTGAGCGCATGCCCCCAGGCCGCGGCGGCCGACCCATGCCCTCCTCCAGGCGGGACTATGATGATTTGAGCCCTCGCCGGGGACCACCCCCTCCCCTGCCTACCAGAGGGCGTGGAGGGAGCCGGGCTcgaaacctgcccctccccctACCACCACCCCCAAGAGGAGG AGGCGACCGGTTCTCTCATCAGAGCTATCACGGCAACATGGACGACAGACCAAA CGACAGGAGAGGAAGACCAGGAGACCGCTACGACAGCATG AGTGGTGGATACGGTG ACAACACTTCCTCCTGGGAGCCCTTTCAGTCTG GTGGCCGAGGGTCATACAGTGACATCGGGGGTCCCGTCATCACGACACAAGTTACCATCCCCAAGGAT CTGGCCGGCTCCATCATTGGGAAGGGCGGACAGCGGATCAAGCAGATCCGTCATGAGTCGGGAGCGTCCATCAAGATCGACGAGCCACTAGAGGGCTCCGAGGACCGCATCATCACCATCAATGGAACACAGGACCAGATCCAGAACGCCCAGTATCTACTGCAGAACAG TGTGAAGCAGTACTCTGGTCGGTTCTTCTAA
- the LOC110536798 gene encoding heterogeneous nuclear ribonucleoprotein K isoform X9, with protein METEIEQQEEETTFSNTDTNGKRPAEDMEEEQAFKRSRNTDEMVELRVLLQSKNAGAVIGKGGKNIKALRTDYNASVSVPDSSGPERILSVSADIETIGEILLKIIPTLEEYQHYNGIDFDCELRLLIHQSLAGGIIGVKGTKIKELRENTQTTIKLFQECCPHSTDRVVLVGGKPDRVVDCIKVILELVSEAPIKGRAQPYDPNFYDETYDYGGFTMMFEERGRRPMGGFPVRGRGGFERMPPGRGGRPMPSSRRDYDDLSPRRGPPPPLPTRGRGGSRARNLPLPLPPPPRGGGDRFSHQSYHGNMDDRPNDRRGRPGDRYDSMSGGYGGGRGSYSDIGGPVITTQVTIPKDLAGSIIGKGGQRIKQIRHESGASIKIDEPLEGSEDRIITINGTQDQIQNAQYLLQNSVKQYSGRFF; from the exons ATGGAGACAGAAATCGAGCAGCAGGAAGAAGAGACCACTTTCAGCAACACTGACACTAACG GAAAACGCCCTGCTGAGGACATGGAGGAGGAGCAGGCCTTCAAGCGCTCTCGCAACACTGATGAGATGGTGGAGTTGCGGGTACTGCTGCAGAGCAAA AATGCTGGAGCTGTTATCGGAAAGGGTGGCAAGAATATAAAAGCCTTACGCACAGAC TACAATGCCAGTGTATCTGTCCCTGACAGCAGTGGCCCAGAGCG GATCCTGAGTGTGAGTGCAGATATTGAGACTATCGGAGAGATTCTGCTGAAGATTATCCCTACTCTGGAAGAG TACCAGCATTATAACGGGATTGATTTTGACTGCGAGCTGCGTTTGCTGATCCATCAGAGTCTGGCCGGAGGCATCATTggggtgaagggtaccaaaataaagGAGTTAAGAGAG AACACCCAGACTACCATCAAGCTATTCCAGGAGTGCTGTCCTCACTCCACTGACCGAGTGGTTCTGGTTGGAGGAAAGCCAGACCGTGTTGTCGATTGCATCAAAGTTATCCTGGAGTTGGTATCTGAG GCTCCTATCAAAGGGCGTGCCCAGCCTTACGACCCCAACTTCTACGACGAGACATACGACTACGGCGGCTTCACCATGATGTTCGAGGAGCGGGGCCGGCGGCCTATGGGGGGGTTCCCCGTACGGGGCCGGGGTGGCTTTGAGCGCATGCCCCCAGGCCGCGGCGGCCGACCCATGCCCTCCTCCAGGCGGGACTATGATGATTTGAGCCCTCGCCGGGGACCACCCCCTCCCCTGCCTACCAGAGGGCGTGGAGGGAGCCGGGCTcgaaacctgcccctccccctACCACCACCCCCAAGAGGAGG AGGCGACCGGTTCTCTCATCAGAGCTATCACGGCAACATGGACGACAGACCAAA CGACAGGAGAGGAAGACCAGGAGACCGCTACGACAGCATG AGTGGTGGATACGGTG GTGGCCGAGGGTCATACAGTGACATCGGGGGTCCCGTCATCACGACACAAGTTACCATCCCCAAGGAT CTGGCCGGCTCCATCATTGGGAAGGGCGGACAGCGGATCAAGCAGATCCGTCATGAGTCGGGAGCGTCCATCAAGATCGACGAGCCACTAGAGGGCTCCGAGGACCGCATCATCACCATCAATGGAACACAGGACCAGATCCAGAACGCCCAGTATCTACTGCAGAACAG TGTGAAGCAGTACTCTGGTCGGTTCTTCTAA
- the LOC110536798 gene encoding heterogeneous nuclear ribonucleoprotein K isoform X1 has protein sequence METEIEQQEEETTFSNTDTNGKRPAEDMEEEQAFKRSRNTDEMVELRVLLQSKNAGAVIGKGGKNIKALRTDYNASVSVPDSSGPERILSVSADIETIGEILLKIIPTLEEYQHYNGIDFDCELRLLIHQSLAGGIIGVKGTKIKELRENTQTTIKLFQECCPHSTDRVVLVGGKPDRVVDCIKVILELVSEAPIKGRAQPYDPNFYDETYDYGGFTMMFEERGRRPMGGFPVRGRGGFERMPPGRGGRPMPSSRRDYDDLSPRRGPPPPLPTRGRGGSRARNLPLPLPPPPRGGGDRFSHQSYHGNMDDRPNSDRRGRPGDRYDSMSGGYGDNTSSWEPFQSGGRGSYSDIGGPVITTQVTIPKDLAGSIIGKGGQRIKQIRHESGASIKIDEPLEGSEDRIITINGTQDQIQNAQYLLQNRHVLAPFPRLR, from the exons ATGGAGACAGAAATCGAGCAGCAGGAAGAAGAGACCACTTTCAGCAACACTGACACTAACG GAAAACGCCCTGCTGAGGACATGGAGGAGGAGCAGGCCTTCAAGCGCTCTCGCAACACTGATGAGATGGTGGAGTTGCGGGTACTGCTGCAGAGCAAA AATGCTGGAGCTGTTATCGGAAAGGGTGGCAAGAATATAAAAGCCTTACGCACAGAC TACAATGCCAGTGTATCTGTCCCTGACAGCAGTGGCCCAGAGCG GATCCTGAGTGTGAGTGCAGATATTGAGACTATCGGAGAGATTCTGCTGAAGATTATCCCTACTCTGGAAGAG TACCAGCATTATAACGGGATTGATTTTGACTGCGAGCTGCGTTTGCTGATCCATCAGAGTCTGGCCGGAGGCATCATTggggtgaagggtaccaaaataaagGAGTTAAGAGAG AACACCCAGACTACCATCAAGCTATTCCAGGAGTGCTGTCCTCACTCCACTGACCGAGTGGTTCTGGTTGGAGGAAAGCCAGACCGTGTTGTCGATTGCATCAAAGTTATCCTGGAGTTGGTATCTGAG GCTCCTATCAAAGGGCGTGCCCAGCCTTACGACCCCAACTTCTACGACGAGACATACGACTACGGCGGCTTCACCATGATGTTCGAGGAGCGGGGCCGGCGGCCTATGGGGGGGTTCCCCGTACGGGGCCGGGGTGGCTTTGAGCGCATGCCCCCAGGCCGCGGCGGCCGACCCATGCCCTCCTCCAGGCGGGACTATGATGATTTGAGCCCTCGCCGGGGACCACCCCCTCCCCTGCCTACCAGAGGGCGTGGAGGGAGCCGGGCTcgaaacctgcccctccccctACCACCACCCCCAAGAGGAGG AGGCGACCGGTTCTCTCATCAGAGCTATCACGGCAACATGGACGACAGACCAAA CAGCGACAGGAGAGGAAGACCAGGAGACCGCTACGACAGCATG AGTGGTGGATACGGTG ACAACACTTCCTCCTGGGAGCCCTTTCAGTCTG GTGGCCGAGGGTCATACAGTGACATCGGGGGTCCCGTCATCACGACACAAGTTACCATCCCCAAGGAT CTGGCCGGCTCCATCATTGGGAAGGGCGGACAGCGGATCAAGCAGATCCGTCATGAGTCGGGAGCGTCCATCAAGATCGACGAGCCACTAGAGGGCTCCGAGGACCGCATCATCACCATCAATGGAACACAGGACCAGATCCAGAACGCCCAGTATCTACTGCAGAACAGGCACGTGCTAGCACCCTTTCCTCGTCTCCGCTGA
- the LOC110536798 gene encoding heterogeneous nuclear ribonucleoprotein K isoform X2: protein METEIEQQEEETTFSNTDTNGKRPAEDMEEEQAFKRSRNTDEMVELRVLLQSKNAGAVIGKGGKNIKALRTDYNASVSVPDSSGPERILSVSADIETIGEILLKIIPTLEEYQHYNGIDFDCELRLLIHQSLAGGIIGVKGTKIKELRENTQTTIKLFQECCPHSTDRVVLVGGKPDRVVDCIKVILELVSEAPIKGRAQPYDPNFYDETYDYGGFTMMFEERGRRPMGGFPVRGRGGFERMPPGRGGRPMPSSRRDYDDLSPRRGPPPPLPTRGRGGSRARNLPLPLPPPPRGGGDRFSHQSYHGNMDDRPNSDRRGRPGDRYDSMSGGYGDNTSSWEPFQSGGRGSYSDIGGPVITTQVTIPKDLAGSIIGKGGQRIKQIRHESGASIKIDEPLEGSEDRIITINGTQDQIQNAQYLLQNSVKQYSGRFF from the exons ATGGAGACAGAAATCGAGCAGCAGGAAGAAGAGACCACTTTCAGCAACACTGACACTAACG GAAAACGCCCTGCTGAGGACATGGAGGAGGAGCAGGCCTTCAAGCGCTCTCGCAACACTGATGAGATGGTGGAGTTGCGGGTACTGCTGCAGAGCAAA AATGCTGGAGCTGTTATCGGAAAGGGTGGCAAGAATATAAAAGCCTTACGCACAGAC TACAATGCCAGTGTATCTGTCCCTGACAGCAGTGGCCCAGAGCG GATCCTGAGTGTGAGTGCAGATATTGAGACTATCGGAGAGATTCTGCTGAAGATTATCCCTACTCTGGAAGAG TACCAGCATTATAACGGGATTGATTTTGACTGCGAGCTGCGTTTGCTGATCCATCAGAGTCTGGCCGGAGGCATCATTggggtgaagggtaccaaaataaagGAGTTAAGAGAG AACACCCAGACTACCATCAAGCTATTCCAGGAGTGCTGTCCTCACTCCACTGACCGAGTGGTTCTGGTTGGAGGAAAGCCAGACCGTGTTGTCGATTGCATCAAAGTTATCCTGGAGTTGGTATCTGAG GCTCCTATCAAAGGGCGTGCCCAGCCTTACGACCCCAACTTCTACGACGAGACATACGACTACGGCGGCTTCACCATGATGTTCGAGGAGCGGGGCCGGCGGCCTATGGGGGGGTTCCCCGTACGGGGCCGGGGTGGCTTTGAGCGCATGCCCCCAGGCCGCGGCGGCCGACCCATGCCCTCCTCCAGGCGGGACTATGATGATTTGAGCCCTCGCCGGGGACCACCCCCTCCCCTGCCTACCAGAGGGCGTGGAGGGAGCCGGGCTcgaaacctgcccctccccctACCACCACCCCCAAGAGGAGG AGGCGACCGGTTCTCTCATCAGAGCTATCACGGCAACATGGACGACAGACCAAA CAGCGACAGGAGAGGAAGACCAGGAGACCGCTACGACAGCATG AGTGGTGGATACGGTG ACAACACTTCCTCCTGGGAGCCCTTTCAGTCTG GTGGCCGAGGGTCATACAGTGACATCGGGGGTCCCGTCATCACGACACAAGTTACCATCCCCAAGGAT CTGGCCGGCTCCATCATTGGGAAGGGCGGACAGCGGATCAAGCAGATCCGTCATGAGTCGGGAGCGTCCATCAAGATCGACGAGCCACTAGAGGGCTCCGAGGACCGCATCATCACCATCAATGGAACACAGGACCAGATCCAGAACGCCCAGTATCTACTGCAGAACAG TGTGAAGCAGTACTCTGGTCGGTTCTTCTAA
- the LOC110536798 gene encoding heterogeneous nuclear ribonucleoprotein K isoform X3, whose protein sequence is METEIEQQEEETTFSNTDTNGKRPAEDMEEEQAFKRSRNTDEMVELRVLLQSKNAGAVIGKGGKNIKALRTDYNASVSVPDSSGPERILSVSADIETIGEILLKIIPTLEEYQHYNGIDFDCELRLLIHQSLAGGIIGVKGTKIKELRENTQTTIKLFQECCPHSTDRVVLVGGKPDRVVDCIKVILELVSEAPIKGRAQPYDPNFYDETYDYGGFTMMFEERGRRPMGGFPVRGRGGFERMPPGRGGRPMPSSRRDYDDLSPRRGPPPPLPTRGRGGSRARNLPLPLPPPPRGGGDRFSHQSYHGNMDDRPNDRRGRPGDRYDSMSGGYGDNTSSWEPFQSGGRGSYSDIGGPVITTQVTIPKDLAGSIIGKGGQRIKQIRHESGASIKIDEPLEGSEDRIITINGTQDQIQNAQYLLQNRHVLAPFPRLR, encoded by the exons ATGGAGACAGAAATCGAGCAGCAGGAAGAAGAGACCACTTTCAGCAACACTGACACTAACG GAAAACGCCCTGCTGAGGACATGGAGGAGGAGCAGGCCTTCAAGCGCTCTCGCAACACTGATGAGATGGTGGAGTTGCGGGTACTGCTGCAGAGCAAA AATGCTGGAGCTGTTATCGGAAAGGGTGGCAAGAATATAAAAGCCTTACGCACAGAC TACAATGCCAGTGTATCTGTCCCTGACAGCAGTGGCCCAGAGCG GATCCTGAGTGTGAGTGCAGATATTGAGACTATCGGAGAGATTCTGCTGAAGATTATCCCTACTCTGGAAGAG TACCAGCATTATAACGGGATTGATTTTGACTGCGAGCTGCGTTTGCTGATCCATCAGAGTCTGGCCGGAGGCATCATTggggtgaagggtaccaaaataaagGAGTTAAGAGAG AACACCCAGACTACCATCAAGCTATTCCAGGAGTGCTGTCCTCACTCCACTGACCGAGTGGTTCTGGTTGGAGGAAAGCCAGACCGTGTTGTCGATTGCATCAAAGTTATCCTGGAGTTGGTATCTGAG GCTCCTATCAAAGGGCGTGCCCAGCCTTACGACCCCAACTTCTACGACGAGACATACGACTACGGCGGCTTCACCATGATGTTCGAGGAGCGGGGCCGGCGGCCTATGGGGGGGTTCCCCGTACGGGGCCGGGGTGGCTTTGAGCGCATGCCCCCAGGCCGCGGCGGCCGACCCATGCCCTCCTCCAGGCGGGACTATGATGATTTGAGCCCTCGCCGGGGACCACCCCCTCCCCTGCCTACCAGAGGGCGTGGAGGGAGCCGGGCTcgaaacctgcccctccccctACCACCACCCCCAAGAGGAGG AGGCGACCGGTTCTCTCATCAGAGCTATCACGGCAACATGGACGACAGACCAAA CGACAGGAGAGGAAGACCAGGAGACCGCTACGACAGCATG AGTGGTGGATACGGTG ACAACACTTCCTCCTGGGAGCCCTTTCAGTCTG GTGGCCGAGGGTCATACAGTGACATCGGGGGTCCCGTCATCACGACACAAGTTACCATCCCCAAGGAT CTGGCCGGCTCCATCATTGGGAAGGGCGGACAGCGGATCAAGCAGATCCGTCATGAGTCGGGAGCGTCCATCAAGATCGACGAGCCACTAGAGGGCTCCGAGGACCGCATCATCACCATCAATGGAACACAGGACCAGATCCAGAACGCCCAGTATCTACTGCAGAACAGGCACGTGCTAGCACCCTTTCCTCGTCTCCGCTGA
- the LOC110536798 gene encoding heterogeneous nuclear ribonucleoprotein K isoform X5 — translation METEIEQQEEETTFSNTDTNGKRPAEDMEEEQAFKRSRNTDEMVELRVLLQSKNAGAVIGKGGKNIKALRTDYNASVSVPDSSGPERILSVSADIETIGEILLKIIPTLEEHYNGIDFDCELRLLIHQSLAGGIIGVKGTKIKELRENTQTTIKLFQECCPHSTDRVVLVGGKPDRVVDCIKVILELVSEAPIKGRAQPYDPNFYDETYDYGGFTMMFEERGRRPMGGFPVRGRGGFERMPPGRGGRPMPSSRRDYDDLSPRRGPPPPLPTRGRGGSRARNLPLPLPPPPRGGGDRFSHQSYHGNMDDRPNSDRRGRPGDRYDSMSGGYGDNTSSWEPFQSGGRGSYSDIGGPVITTQVTIPKDLAGSIIGKGGQRIKQIRHESGASIKIDEPLEGSEDRIITINGTQDQIQNAQYLLQNRHVLAPFPRLR, via the exons ATGGAGACAGAAATCGAGCAGCAGGAAGAAGAGACCACTTTCAGCAACACTGACACTAACG GAAAACGCCCTGCTGAGGACATGGAGGAGGAGCAGGCCTTCAAGCGCTCTCGCAACACTGATGAGATGGTGGAGTTGCGGGTACTGCTGCAGAGCAAA AATGCTGGAGCTGTTATCGGAAAGGGTGGCAAGAATATAAAAGCCTTACGCACAGAC TACAATGCCAGTGTATCTGTCCCTGACAGCAGTGGCCCAGAGCG GATCCTGAGTGTGAGTGCAGATATTGAGACTATCGGAGAGATTCTGCTGAAGATTATCCCTACTCTGGAAGAG CATTATAACGGGATTGATTTTGACTGCGAGCTGCGTTTGCTGATCCATCAGAGTCTGGCCGGAGGCATCATTggggtgaagggtaccaaaataaagGAGTTAAGAGAG AACACCCAGACTACCATCAAGCTATTCCAGGAGTGCTGTCCTCACTCCACTGACCGAGTGGTTCTGGTTGGAGGAAAGCCAGACCGTGTTGTCGATTGCATCAAAGTTATCCTGGAGTTGGTATCTGAG GCTCCTATCAAAGGGCGTGCCCAGCCTTACGACCCCAACTTCTACGACGAGACATACGACTACGGCGGCTTCACCATGATGTTCGAGGAGCGGGGCCGGCGGCCTATGGGGGGGTTCCCCGTACGGGGCCGGGGTGGCTTTGAGCGCATGCCCCCAGGCCGCGGCGGCCGACCCATGCCCTCCTCCAGGCGGGACTATGATGATTTGAGCCCTCGCCGGGGACCACCCCCTCCCCTGCCTACCAGAGGGCGTGGAGGGAGCCGGGCTcgaaacctgcccctccccctACCACCACCCCCAAGAGGAGG AGGCGACCGGTTCTCTCATCAGAGCTATCACGGCAACATGGACGACAGACCAAA CAGCGACAGGAGAGGAAGACCAGGAGACCGCTACGACAGCATG AGTGGTGGATACGGTG ACAACACTTCCTCCTGGGAGCCCTTTCAGTCTG GTGGCCGAGGGTCATACAGTGACATCGGGGGTCCCGTCATCACGACACAAGTTACCATCCCCAAGGAT CTGGCCGGCTCCATCATTGGGAAGGGCGGACAGCGGATCAAGCAGATCCGTCATGAGTCGGGAGCGTCCATCAAGATCGACGAGCCACTAGAGGGCTCCGAGGACCGCATCATCACCATCAATGGAACACAGGACCAGATCCAGAACGCCCAGTATCTACTGCAGAACAGGCACGTGCTAGCACCCTTTCCTCGTCTCCGCTGA
- the LOC110536798 gene encoding heterogeneous nuclear ribonucleoprotein K isoform X10 yields the protein MEEEQAFKRSRNTDEMVELRVLLQSKNAGAVIGKGGKNIKALRTDYNASVSVPDSSGPERILSVSADIETIGEILLKIIPTLEEYQHYNGIDFDCELRLLIHQSLAGGIIGVKGTKIKELRENTQTTIKLFQECCPHSTDRVVLVGGKPDRVVDCIKVILELVSEAPIKGRAQPYDPNFYDETYDYGGFTMMFEERGRRPMGGFPVRGRGGFERMPPGRGGRPMPSSRRDYDDLSPRRGPPPPLPTRGRGGSRARNLPLPLPPPPRGGGDRFSHQSYHGNMDDRPNSDRRGRPGDRYDSMSGGYGDNTSSWEPFQSGGRGSYSDIGGPVITTQVTIPKDLAGSIIGKGGQRIKQIRHESGASIKIDEPLEGSEDRIITINGTQDQIQNAQYLLQNRHVLAPFPRLR from the exons ATGGAGGAGGAGCAGGCCTTCAAGCGCTCTCGCAACACTGATGAGATGGTGGAGTTGCGGGTACTGCTGCAGAGCAAA AATGCTGGAGCTGTTATCGGAAAGGGTGGCAAGAATATAAAAGCCTTACGCACAGAC TACAATGCCAGTGTATCTGTCCCTGACAGCAGTGGCCCAGAGCG GATCCTGAGTGTGAGTGCAGATATTGAGACTATCGGAGAGATTCTGCTGAAGATTATCCCTACTCTGGAAGAG TACCAGCATTATAACGGGATTGATTTTGACTGCGAGCTGCGTTTGCTGATCCATCAGAGTCTGGCCGGAGGCATCATTggggtgaagggtaccaaaataaagGAGTTAAGAGAG AACACCCAGACTACCATCAAGCTATTCCAGGAGTGCTGTCCTCACTCCACTGACCGAGTGGTTCTGGTTGGAGGAAAGCCAGACCGTGTTGTCGATTGCATCAAAGTTATCCTGGAGTTGGTATCTGAG GCTCCTATCAAAGGGCGTGCCCAGCCTTACGACCCCAACTTCTACGACGAGACATACGACTACGGCGGCTTCACCATGATGTTCGAGGAGCGGGGCCGGCGGCCTATGGGGGGGTTCCCCGTACGGGGCCGGGGTGGCTTTGAGCGCATGCCCCCAGGCCGCGGCGGCCGACCCATGCCCTCCTCCAGGCGGGACTATGATGATTTGAGCCCTCGCCGGGGACCACCCCCTCCCCTGCCTACCAGAGGGCGTGGAGGGAGCCGGGCTcgaaacctgcccctccccctACCACCACCCCCAAGAGGAGG AGGCGACCGGTTCTCTCATCAGAGCTATCACGGCAACATGGACGACAGACCAAA CAGCGACAGGAGAGGAAGACCAGGAGACCGCTACGACAGCATG AGTGGTGGATACGGTG ACAACACTTCCTCCTGGGAGCCCTTTCAGTCTG GTGGCCGAGGGTCATACAGTGACATCGGGGGTCCCGTCATCACGACACAAGTTACCATCCCCAAGGAT CTGGCCGGCTCCATCATTGGGAAGGGCGGACAGCGGATCAAGCAGATCCGTCATGAGTCGGGAGCGTCCATCAAGATCGACGAGCCACTAGAGGGCTCCGAGGACCGCATCATCACCATCAATGGAACACAGGACCAGATCCAGAACGCCCAGTATCTACTGCAGAACAGGCACGTGCTAGCACCCTTTCCTCGTCTCCGCTGA